A genomic stretch from Helianthus annuus cultivar XRQ/B chromosome 1, HanXRQr2.0-SUNRISE, whole genome shotgun sequence includes:
- the LOC110912699 gene encoding glutamic acid-rich protein-like, translating to MQPGLSSKGLYSPHDNLEDIGDFGFANNEHVLKLEKRMDEVLVENKKLVAENKKVSDREKILEMRVKKLEIDNKELVKKIDSDQSEIDILKVKIAELEEEKARRDEQNEYFKLKNKEFEAAKALRDHEFYMLNKVVERMLDTFVEQKFEELQVEELRAERQAKIDEQMKDKGKGVEGSSDVTERSIVPSIVVDNPEPISAVSGLFEDYTPLEELMGNSDDEDDEEEDEEEDKEDKKVFSASSHGSGKDDDDDAQGGTGLKVTEDSTEKTVDDLMNDSVNEESGEASGKGESSKTQIVEHTEKLILGLDAYREMLHTVDPEFKFDSEEELNTFDINQQPEYTYKYVEEADKYDRVEVEDWTDDEDVVEDTSKYPTLMGFFAEENRDELRQKVAEAVKDKNFESTQKDMEQEERKKWFRNSH from the coding sequence ATGCAACCTGGTTTGTCTAGCAAAGGTCTTTATAGTCCACATGATAATCTTGAAGATATCGGAGACTTTGGTTTTGCGAACAATGAACATGTGTTGAAGTTGGAGAAAAGAATGGACGAAGTGTTAGTGGAAAACAAGAAGCTAGTTGCTGAAAACAAGAAAGTGTCCGATAGGGAGAAAATTCTAGAAATGCGTGTGAAGAAGTTGGAGATTGATAATAAAgagttggtgaaaaagattgaCTCAGATCAATCTGAGATAGACATTTTGAAGGTGAAAATTGCTGAGCTGGAAGAAGAAAAGGCTAGACGTGATGAACAAAATGAATACttcaagttgaagaacaaagAATTTGAAGCAGCTAAAGCATTAAGAGATCATGAGTTCTATATGCTGAATAAAGTAGTGGAAAGAATGCTCGATACGTTTGTTGagcaaaagtttgaagagctgcAGGTTGAAGAGCTCAGAGCTGAACGTCAAGCCAAAATAGATGAGCAAATGAAAGACAAAGGCAAAGGAGTTGAAGGAAGTTCAGATGTGACTGAAAGATCGATTGTTCCTTCAATCGTTGTTGATAATCCTGAGCCTATTTCTGCAGTTTCTGGTCTGTTTGAGGATTATACTCCTCTTGAAGAGTTGATGGGtaacagtgatgatgaagatgatgaagaggaggatgaagaggaagataaAGAGGATAAAAAAGTATTCTCTGCGAGCAGTCATGGATCtggtaaagatgatgatgatgatgctcaggGTGGTACAGGGTTAAAAGTTACTGAAGATTCTACTGAGAAAACagttgatgatttgatgaacgATTCAGTAAATGAAGAATCAGGGGAAGCTAgtggaaagggggagtctagtaAAACTCAGATCGTTGAACATACTGAGAAGTTAATCTTGGGATTGGATGCTTACAGAGAAATGTTGCATACTGTGGATCCTGAGTTCAAGTTTGATTCTGAAGAAGAGTTGAATACTTTTGACATCAATCAACAGCCTGAATACACgtataagtatgttgaagaggctgataAGTACGACAGAGTTGAAGTAGAAGACTGGACGGATGATGAGGATGTGGTTGAAGATACTTCTAAGTATCCTACGCTTATGGGGTTCTTTGCAGAGGAGAATAGAGATGAATTGAGACAAAAAGTAGCTGAGGCAGTGAAAGATAAGAACTTTGAAAGCACTCAAAAGGATATGGAACAGGAAGAAAGGAAGAAATGGTTTAGAAATAGTCACTAG